In a single window of the Pseudoxanthomonas sp. F37 genome:
- a CDS encoding RidA family protein has product MNEGVQASAAPRPVGRYPHARRVGDLLFLSGIGPRDPATDAIPAGIEAQTRAVLANVRTVLEASGARWESLVDVTVYLTDMAGDFPGYNRVWADHFPDAAVAPCRTTLGITALPTPISIELKCVAHVPERR; this is encoded by the coding sequence ATGAATGAAGGCGTGCAGGCCTCCGCCGCGCCCAGGCCGGTCGGCCGCTATCCGCATGCGCGGCGGGTCGGCGACCTGCTGTTCCTCTCGGGCATCGGCCCGCGCGATCCGGCGACCGACGCCATCCCTGCCGGCATCGAGGCGCAGACGCGCGCGGTGTTGGCCAATGTGCGTACCGTGCTGGAGGCCAGCGGCGCCCGCTGGGAGAGCCTGGTGGACGTGACGGTGTACCTGACCGACATGGCGGGCGACTTCCCCGGGTACAACCGCGTCTGGGCCGACCACTTCCCCGATGCCGCCGTGGCCCCGTGCCGTACCACGCTGGGCATCACCGCCCTGCCCACGCCCATCTCCATCGAACTGAAGTGCGTCGCGCACGTGCCGGAGCGCCGCTGA
- a CDS encoding 3-hydroxyanthranilate 3,4-dioxygenase — protein sequence MLPNPLNLQAWIEEHRHLLKPPVGNKCIYDGDFIVMVVGGPNARTDYHYDEGPEWFYQLEGEMVLRIQEDGAPRDIPLKAGEIFLLPPRVPHSPQRMPGSVGLVIERRRLPHEDDGLLWFCERCNHKVYEEYFHLNDIEQDFFRVFEAFYRSDDLRTCKACGHLNPRPSRYEMQADSQADIT from the coding sequence ATGCTGCCGAATCCGCTCAACCTGCAGGCCTGGATCGAGGAACACCGTCATCTGCTGAAGCCGCCGGTCGGCAACAAGTGCATCTACGACGGAGACTTCATCGTGATGGTAGTGGGCGGCCCGAATGCACGCACCGACTACCACTACGACGAGGGCCCGGAGTGGTTCTACCAGCTGGAGGGCGAGATGGTGCTGCGCATCCAGGAAGACGGCGCCCCGCGCGACATCCCGCTGAAGGCGGGGGAGATCTTCCTGCTGCCGCCGCGCGTGCCGCACTCGCCGCAGCGGATGCCGGGCTCGGTCGGGCTGGTGATCGAACGCAGGCGCCTGCCGCACGAGGACGATGGCCTGCTGTGGTTCTGCGAGCGCTGCAACCACAAGGTGTACGAGGAATACTTCCACCTCAACGACATCGAACAGGACTTCTTCCGCGTGTTCGAAGCCTTCTACCGCAGCGACGACCTGCGCACCTGCAAGGCGTGCGGCCACCTGAACCCCCGGCCGAGCCGTTACGAGATGCAGGCGGACTCGCAGGCCGACATCACCTGA
- a CDS encoding nucleotidyltransferase domain-containing protein produces MPNLGIIVPDMGINDPVRPGKVSEAAARYAAASLSGALFTTTQQRVLACLFGESGRSYAVNELIQATGAGSGAVQRELARLAGSGLLTVEHVGNQKRYRANPDAPIHDELVSIVRKTFGLAEPLREALAPLASRIQASFLYGSVAKGHDTARSDIDLMVIADELSYGELMLALHPVAKRLGRPINPTVYTRDELRNRRDAGNSFVTRVLQQPRQWLIGSEDDLPA; encoded by the coding sequence TTGCCCAATCTGGGCATTATCGTGCCCGATATGGGCATAAACGATCCCGTCCGTCCCGGCAAGGTCAGCGAGGCCGCGGCGCGGTATGCCGCCGCCAGTCTGTCCGGGGCCCTGTTCACCACCACCCAGCAACGCGTCCTGGCCTGTCTGTTCGGCGAGTCCGGGCGCAGCTATGCCGTCAACGAACTGATCCAGGCCACGGGCGCCGGCAGCGGCGCCGTCCAGCGCGAGCTGGCCCGGCTCGCCGGCAGCGGACTGCTGACCGTCGAGCATGTAGGCAACCAGAAGCGATACCGGGCCAACCCCGATGCGCCGATCCATGACGAGCTGGTTTCCATTGTCCGCAAGACGTTCGGCTTGGCCGAGCCGCTGAGAGAAGCGCTTGCGCCGCTCGCGTCCCGCATCCAGGCCAGCTTCCTGTACGGGTCCGTCGCCAAGGGACACGACACGGCGCGCAGCGACATCGACCTGATGGTGATCGCCGACGAGCTGTCCTACGGCGAGTTGATGCTGGCGCTTCATCCGGTGGCGAAACGCCTGGGTCGCCCGATCAACCCCACCGTGTACACGCGCGACGAACTGCGCAACCGCCGCGATGCCGGCAACAGCTTCGTGACCCGCGTGCTGCAGCAACCGCGGCAATGGCTGATCGGAAGCGAAGATGACCTCCCCGCTTGA
- a CDS encoding amidohydrolase family protein: MLKIDTHAHFLPRDWPDLAAKYGDVRFPVIHHGEDGRHRIYKDGRFFREIWPKTWDPEERIADYARFGVQVQVISTVPVMFSYWARPHHALELHQALNDHTAAACRDYPRHYAGIGTVPLQSPRLAVQELERCMDQLGLQGVQIGSHVNDWNLDAPELFEFFQAASELGAAVLVHPWDMMGAASMPKYWLPWLVGMPAEQSRAACCLIFGGVLERLPELKVCFAHGGGSFPYTIGRIEHGFNMRPDLVATDNPRNPRDYLGRVYFDSWVADPRALRYLLDTVGHERVMLGTDYPFPLGEQEPGAGIAALGLDEAQQARLYHGTALEWLGLPASRFL; encoded by the coding sequence ATGCTGAAGATCGACACCCATGCGCACTTCCTGCCCCGTGACTGGCCCGACCTGGCCGCCAAGTACGGGGACGTGCGCTTTCCGGTGATCCATCACGGCGAAGACGGCCGCCACCGCATCTACAAGGACGGCAGGTTCTTCCGCGAGATCTGGCCCAAGACCTGGGACCCGGAGGAGCGCATCGCCGATTACGCCCGCTTCGGCGTGCAGGTGCAGGTCATCAGCACCGTGCCGGTGATGTTCAGCTACTGGGCCAGGCCGCACCACGCGCTGGAGCTGCACCAGGCCCTCAACGACCACACCGCGGCGGCCTGCCGCGACTATCCGCGCCACTATGCCGGCATCGGCACGGTGCCGCTGCAGTCGCCGCGCCTGGCCGTGCAGGAGCTGGAGCGCTGCATGGACCAGCTGGGCCTGCAGGGCGTGCAGATCGGCAGCCACGTCAACGACTGGAACCTGGATGCGCCCGAACTGTTCGAGTTCTTCCAGGCGGCCAGCGAGCTGGGCGCCGCCGTCCTCGTGCACCCCTGGGACATGATGGGGGCCGCGTCGATGCCCAAGTACTGGCTGCCGTGGCTGGTCGGCATGCCAGCGGAACAGTCGCGCGCGGCCTGCTGCCTGATCTTCGGCGGCGTACTGGAGCGCCTGCCCGAACTGAAGGTCTGCTTCGCCCACGGCGGCGGCAGCTTCCCCTACACGATCGGCCGCATCGAGCACGGCTTCAACATGCGCCCGGACCTGGTGGCCACCGACAACCCCCGCAACCCGCGTGACTACCTGGGCCGCGTGTATTTCGACTCCTGGGTCGCCGATCCGCGCGCGCTGCGCTACCTGCTGGACACCGTCGGCCATGAGCGGGTGATGCTGGGCACCGACTATCCGTTCCCGCTGGGCGAACAGGAACCCGGTGCCGGCATTGCCGCGCTCGGCCTGGATGAAGCCCAGCAGGCCCGCCTCTATCACGGTACCGCCCTGGAATGGCTGGGCCTGCCGGCGTCGAGGTTCCTATGA
- the kynU gene encoding kynureninase, which translates to MTDPLSRTHIIALDAADPLRPLRNDFLIPRHKHNDQVYFCGNSLGLQPRGARGYVNEVLDKWANEAVEGHFTGAAQWMTYHELVREPLARLVGARPLEVVAMNTLTANLHLMMVSFYRPTRERPAILMEAGAFPSDRHAMESQIRFHGFDPATDLIEVEPDLQDGTLSMAAIERAIAEHGPRLALVLWPGIQYRTGQAFDLAEIARLGHAQGAVVGVDLAHAVGNLPLRLHDSGVDFAVWCHYKYLNAGPGAVAGCFVHARHAQTDRPRFAGWWGHEKDTRFRMGPEFVPTPGAEGWQLSNPPILGLAPLRASLELFDKAGGMEAVRTKSLKLTGLLEALIQARLADVLQIVTPADPAQRGAQLSLRVAGGRERGRELFDYLMSVGVVGDWREPDVIRISPAPLYNRYMDVHRFVEEVETWRGF; encoded by the coding sequence ATGACCGACCCGCTGTCCCGTACCCACATCATCGCGCTCGACGCCGCCGACCCGCTGCGGCCGCTCCGCAACGACTTCCTGATTCCGCGCCACAAGCACAACGACCAGGTCTATTTCTGCGGCAACTCGCTGGGCCTGCAGCCCAGGGGCGCCCGCGGCTACGTCAACGAGGTGCTGGACAAATGGGCGAACGAGGCCGTCGAGGGCCACTTCACCGGCGCCGCGCAATGGATGACCTACCACGAACTGGTACGCGAGCCCCTCGCGCGACTGGTCGGCGCGCGGCCGCTGGAAGTGGTGGCGATGAACACGCTGACCGCCAACCTGCACCTGATGATGGTCAGCTTCTACCGGCCCACCCGCGAACGGCCGGCGATCCTGATGGAGGCCGGCGCGTTTCCCTCCGACCGGCATGCGATGGAATCCCAGATCCGCTTCCACGGCTTCGATCCGGCGACGGACCTGATCGAAGTGGAGCCGGACCTGCAGGACGGCACGCTTTCGATGGCCGCCATCGAGCGCGCCATCGCCGAGCACGGCCCGCGCCTGGCGCTGGTGCTGTGGCCCGGCATCCAGTACCGCACCGGCCAGGCGTTCGACCTGGCGGAAATCGCGCGGCTCGGCCACGCGCAGGGCGCGGTCGTCGGCGTGGACCTTGCGCACGCGGTGGGCAACCTGCCGTTGCGGCTGCACGACAGCGGTGTGGATTTCGCGGTGTGGTGCCACTACAAGTACCTCAACGCCGGACCGGGCGCCGTCGCCGGCTGCTTCGTGCATGCGCGGCACGCCCAGACCGACCGTCCGCGGTTCGCGGGCTGGTGGGGTCATGAAAAGGACACCCGTTTCCGCATGGGCCCCGAGTTCGTGCCCACGCCGGGCGCCGAGGGCTGGCAGCTGAGCAATCCGCCGATCCTGGGGCTGGCCCCCCTTCGCGCTTCACTGGAGCTGTTCGACAAGGCCGGGGGCATGGAGGCGGTGCGCACCAAGTCGCTCAAGCTGACCGGCCTGCTGGAGGCGCTGATCCAGGCGCGCCTGGCCGATGTGCTGCAGATCGTCACGCCCGCCGACCCGGCGCAACGCGGCGCGCAGTTGTCGCTGCGCGTCGCGGGCGGGCGCGAACGCGGCCGCGAACTGTTCGACTACCTGATGTCCGTGGGCGTGGTCGGCGACTGGCGCGAGCCGGACGTGATCCGCATTTCCCCTGCCCCGCTGTACAACCGCTACATGGATGTCCATCGCTTCGTCGAGGAGGTCGAGACGTGGCGGGGGTTCTGA
- a CDS encoding NAD(P)/FAD-dependent oxidoreductase, with protein MGADVPRHITIIGAGLAGALLATLMARAGWRVDVHEKRGDPRVKGYEGGRSINLALAERGRHALRMADADTAVMRQAVMMRGRMVHALDGRQQLQRYGRDDSEVIWSIHRGDLNITLLDLAEQAGARLHFHHRLEGVDFDAHIARFVDDRDSRRIESAFSALVGADGAGSSLRAAMQAREDLGERTEFLDHAYKELEIPPAADGGFIMEPHALHIWPRGHYMCIALPNDERTFTVTLFLPNDGDPSFASVRTGAQAKALFLRDFPDAVPLIPALEQDWEANPVGLLATLYLDRWHLGGQAVLLGDAAHAMVPFHGQGMNCAFEDCVALARHLQANDDLATAFAAFETQRKPDALAIQQMALENYVEMRDKVDDRGFLLQRELELALQQRHPGRFVPHYTMVSFMRIPYSLARHRSELQRDLLVRHTRGRDTLDGLDWAAVDADVVATLAPLEDSAG; from the coding sequence GTGGGCGCTGACGTTCCGCGACACATCACCATCATCGGGGCCGGCCTGGCCGGCGCGCTGCTGGCCACGCTGATGGCGCGTGCGGGCTGGCGTGTCGACGTGCACGAGAAGCGCGGCGATCCGCGCGTGAAGGGCTACGAGGGCGGCCGCTCCATCAACCTCGCCCTGGCCGAACGTGGCCGCCATGCGCTGCGCATGGCCGATGCCGACACCGCCGTGATGCGCCAGGCGGTGATGATGCGCGGACGCATGGTGCACGCGCTGGACGGCCGCCAGCAGCTGCAACGCTATGGACGCGACGATTCCGAGGTGATCTGGTCCATCCACCGTGGCGACCTGAACATCACCCTGCTGGACCTGGCCGAACAGGCCGGCGCCCGGCTGCATTTCCACCACCGGCTGGAAGGCGTCGATTTCGATGCCCACATCGCGCGCTTCGTGGATGACCGCGACAGCCGCCGCATCGAGTCCGCTTTCTCCGCCCTGGTCGGTGCCGATGGCGCGGGCTCGTCGCTGCGCGCCGCGATGCAGGCGCGGGAGGACCTGGGCGAGCGGACCGAGTTCCTCGACCACGCCTACAAGGAACTGGAGATTCCGCCCGCGGCCGATGGCGGGTTCATCATGGAACCCCATGCGCTGCACATCTGGCCGCGCGGCCACTACATGTGCATCGCCCTTCCCAACGACGAACGCACGTTCACCGTCACTCTCTTCCTGCCCAACGACGGCGACCCCAGCTTCGCCAGCGTGCGAACCGGGGCTCAGGCGAAGGCGCTGTTCCTGCGCGACTTCCCCGACGCCGTTCCGCTGATCCCGGCACTGGAACAGGACTGGGAGGCCAATCCCGTCGGCCTGCTTGCCACCCTCTACCTGGACCGCTGGCACCTGGGCGGCCAGGCCGTGCTGCTGGGGGACGCGGCCCACGCGATGGTGCCCTTCCACGGCCAGGGCATGAACTGTGCGTTCGAGGACTGCGTGGCCCTGGCGCGCCACCTGCAGGCCAACGACGACCTGGCCACCGCCTTCGCCGCGTTCGAAACCCAGCGCAAGCCCGATGCGCTGGCCATCCAGCAGATGGCGCTGGAGAACTACGTCGAGATGCGCGACAAGGTGGACGACCGGGGTTTCCTGCTGCAGCGCGAGCTGGAACTGGCCCTGCAGCAGCGCCATCCCGGCCGCTTCGTGCCCCACTACACGATGGTCAGTTTCATGCGCATTCCGTACTCGCTCGCCCGGCACCGCAGCGAACTGCAGCGCGACCTGCTGGTCCGCCACACGCGCGGGCGCGATACGCTGGACGGGCTGGACTGGGCCGCGGTGGACGCCGATGTCGTGGCCACGCTGGCCCCGCTGGAAGACAGCGCGGGATGA
- the sbcB gene encoding exodeoxyribonuclease I: MAGSFLFYDLETFGADPRRSRIAQFAAVRTTPALEVVEEPLSFFVQPADDLLPSPIATLITGITPQRALHEGVNEAEAFARIADEMGRPETCTLGYNSLRFDDEFVRHGLFRNFHEPYEREWRGGNSRWDLLDVMRLMHALRPEGIVWPRREDGATSFRLEHLALANHVRDGDAHEALSDVLATIGLARLMRQAQPRLWDYALQLRDKRFAARLLDTTAMLPVLHVSQRYPASRRCAAPVLPLARHPRIDNRVVVFDLDSDPAPLLAMAPSDIADRLYTPAADLPEGEQRVPLKEVHLNRSPALVAWSHLRPADMDRLGIDPARCERHAATLRQAGPALAEKVRQVFAGERISAPGDVDGSLYDGFLGDADKRRFTDVRSTPPALLGQRDFGFRDARLPELLFRYRARNWPGTLSAGERERWDAYRRARLAPGSSLSEYSFESFDAELAALRDVHGADAARLALLDKLQQWRHALEAGL, encoded by the coding sequence ATGGCTGGAAGCTTCCTGTTCTACGACCTGGAGACCTTCGGCGCCGATCCGCGCCGCAGCCGCATCGCCCAGTTCGCCGCGGTGCGCACCACACCGGCGCTGGAGGTGGTGGAAGAGCCGCTCAGCTTCTTCGTGCAGCCGGCGGACGACCTGCTGCCCTCGCCCATCGCCACCCTGATCACCGGCATCACCCCCCAGCGGGCGCTGCACGAAGGCGTGAACGAAGCCGAGGCGTTCGCGCGCATCGCCGACGAGATGGGCCGCCCCGAGACCTGCACCCTCGGCTACAACAGCCTGCGCTTCGACGACGAATTCGTCCGTCATGGCCTGTTCCGCAACTTCCACGAACCCTACGAACGCGAATGGCGCGGCGGCAACTCGCGTTGGGACCTGCTGGACGTGATGCGGCTGATGCATGCGCTGCGGCCCGAAGGGATCGTCTGGCCCCGGCGGGAGGATGGCGCCACCTCGTTCAGGCTCGAACACCTGGCGCTGGCCAACCACGTCCGCGACGGCGACGCGCACGAAGCGCTGTCGGACGTGTTGGCCACCATCGGTCTGGCCCGGCTGATGCGCCAGGCGCAGCCGCGCCTGTGGGACTACGCGCTGCAGCTGCGCGACAAGCGCTTTGCCGCGCGCCTGCTGGACACCACCGCCATGCTGCCGGTGCTGCATGTGTCGCAGCGTTACCCCGCCAGCCGGCGGTGCGCGGCGCCGGTGCTGCCCCTGGCGCGCCACCCGCGCATCGACAATCGCGTGGTGGTGTTCGACCTGGACAGCGATCCGGCGCCGCTGCTGGCGATGGCGCCGTCCGACATCGCCGACCGGCTGTATACCCCGGCGGCCGACCTGCCGGAAGGCGAGCAGCGCGTGCCGCTCAAGGAAGTGCACCTGAACCGTTCGCCTGCCCTGGTGGCGTGGTCGCACCTGCGACCGGCGGACATGGACCGGCTGGGCATCGATCCGGCGCGCTGCGAGCGCCACGCCGCGACGCTGCGCCAGGCCGGCCCCGCCCTGGCGGAAAAGGTGCGCCAGGTGTTCGCGGGCGAGCGCATCAGCGCCCCGGGGGATGTCGATGGCTCGTTGTACGACGGCTTCCTGGGCGATGCGGACAAGCGGCGCTTCACCGACGTGCGCAGCACGCCGCCCGCGCTGCTCGGCCAGCGCGATTTCGGCTTTCGCGATGCGCGCCTGCCGGAGTTGCTGTTCCGGTACCGGGCACGCAACTGGCCCGGCACGCTGTCGGCAGGCGAGCGCGAACGCTGGGACGCCTATCGTCGCGCCCGCCTCGCGCCGGGCAGCAGCCTGTCGGAATACAGCTTCGAGAGCTTCGATGCCGAACTGGCGGCCTTGCGCGACGTCCATGGCGCCGACGCCGCGCGGCTGGCCCTGCTGGACAAGCTGCAGCAGTGGCGCCACGCACTGGAAGCGGGGCTGTAG
- a CDS encoding DUF2461 domain-containing protein, translating to MATYFSDASFKFLRGLARHNDKTWFNAHRTQYEDHVRQPFLRLLTDLQPDLAAVSLHFRSDPRTVGGSLFRIHRDARFSNDKSPYKSWQGARLFHERHKQVPAPSFYLHLQPSECFVGAGLWHPEPDTQRRVRQFILDNPGNWEKAAHAPALRRRFEFEESEKLVRPPRGFPADFAFIEDLKHRNFVFWRALDDATMTGPRLRQTVAGDLKALGPFVDYLCAALDLEF from the coding sequence ATGGCCACCTACTTTTCCGATGCCAGCTTCAAGTTCCTGCGCGGACTGGCCCGCCACAACGACAAGACCTGGTTCAACGCCCACAGGACACAGTACGAAGACCACGTACGCCAGCCCTTCCTGCGCCTGCTGACCGACCTGCAGCCCGACCTGGCCGCGGTCAGCCTGCATTTCCGCTCCGACCCCAGGACAGTCGGCGGTTCGCTGTTCCGCATCCATCGCGATGCGCGTTTCTCCAACGACAAGTCGCCGTACAAATCCTGGCAGGGCGCGCGCCTGTTCCATGAGCGCCACAAGCAGGTGCCCGCGCCCTCCTTCTACCTGCACCTGCAGCCGAGCGAATGCTTCGTGGGCGCCGGCCTGTGGCATCCGGAACCGGATACCCAGCGCCGTGTGCGGCAGTTCATCCTGGACAATCCCGGCAACTGGGAGAAGGCCGCGCACGCTCCCGCGCTCCGGCGCCGCTTCGAGTTCGAGGAAAGCGAGAAACTGGTGCGTCCGCCGAGAGGCTTTCCTGCCGACTTCGCGTTCATCGAGGACCTGAAACACCGCAACTTCGTGTTCTGGCGTGCCCTCGACGATGCGACCATGACCGGTCCGCGCCTGCGCCAGACCGTGGCGGGCGACCTGAAGGCGCTGGGGCCATTCGTCGACTACCTGTGCGCCGCACTGGACCTGGAATTCTGA
- a CDS encoding DUF2939 domain-containing protein yields MKKPLLIGWLLAAIIGVAAYVAAGPYLAIHGIRTALAEQDTGRLQKHVDFPALRVNLRAQVEDALARRAGADVASNLFGAAALSIANSLLGRGVDTLVTPMGIAAILEGRATWKRAVGETVGGDTYAPAVPADPLKQATHRYESPSRFTATIRDAEGEPVVFVFTRQGLRWRLTDIRLPL; encoded by the coding sequence ATGAAGAAGCCGCTCCTGATCGGATGGCTGCTCGCCGCGATCATCGGCGTGGCCGCTTACGTCGCCGCGGGGCCGTACCTGGCCATCCATGGCATCCGCACGGCCTTGGCCGAACAGGACACGGGCCGGCTGCAGAAGCACGTGGACTTCCCGGCGTTGCGCGTCAACCTGCGTGCGCAGGTGGAGGACGCGCTGGCCCGTCGCGCGGGCGCCGACGTCGCATCCAACCTGTTCGGCGCCGCGGCCCTGTCGATCGCCAACAGCCTGCTCGGCCGCGGCGTGGACACCCTGGTCACGCCGATGGGCATCGCCGCGATCCTGGAAGGCCGCGCGACCTGGAAGCGCGCCGTCGGCGAGACGGTGGGCGGCGATACCTACGCCCCTGCGGTCCCGGCCGATCCGCTGAAGCAGGCCACGCACCGGTACGAATCGCCGTCGCGCTTCACGGCCACCATCCGCGATGCCGAGGGAGAGCCCGTGGTGTTCGTCTTCACCCGCCAGGGCCTGCGCTGGCGGCTCACCGACATCCGCCTGCCGCTCTGA
- a CDS encoding 5'-nucleotidase — protein sequence MADNTPRLLTVAVTSRALFDLEESHALYEREGVQAYSDYQRTHEDDVLAPGIAFPVVRKLLALNAGAPPDTPRVEVILLSRNSADTGLRIFNSIQHYGLGIVRATFTAGEPTWPYVKPFGTDLFLSANPESVRRSLEHGIAAATILPASAPQRQRHEHQLRIAFDGDAVIFGDESERISREQGVEAFGKHEQARAREALSGGPFRNFLSALHQLQQVFPADERSPIRTALVTARSAPAHERVIRTLREWGVRLDEALFLGGRHKGPFLEAFGADIFFDDSQHNIDSARQHVAAGHVPHGVANPRLD from the coding sequence ATGGCCGACAACACCCCCCGCCTGCTTACCGTCGCCGTCACCTCGCGTGCGCTGTTCGACCTGGAAGAGAGCCACGCCCTGTACGAGCGCGAGGGCGTGCAGGCCTACAGCGACTACCAGCGCACGCACGAGGACGACGTGCTGGCGCCCGGCATCGCGTTCCCGGTGGTGCGCAAACTGCTGGCTCTCAATGCCGGGGCGCCGCCGGATACGCCGCGGGTCGAGGTGATCCTGCTGTCGCGCAACTCGGCCGACACCGGGCTGCGCATCTTCAATTCCATCCAGCATTACGGGCTGGGCATCGTGCGCGCCACGTTCACCGCCGGCGAACCCACCTGGCCCTACGTGAAACCGTTCGGTACCGACCTGTTCCTGTCGGCGAATCCGGAATCGGTGCGCCGCTCGCTGGAACACGGCATCGCGGCGGCGACCATCCTGCCCGCCAGCGCGCCGCAGCGGCAGCGCCACGAGCACCAGCTGCGCATCGCCTTCGACGGCGATGCGGTGATCTTCGGCGACGAGAGCGAACGCATCTCGCGCGAGCAGGGCGTGGAGGCGTTCGGCAAGCACGAGCAGGCGCGCGCGCGCGAGGCCCTGTCGGGCGGGCCTTTCCGCAACTTCCTGTCCGCCCTGCACCAGTTGCAGCAGGTGTTCCCGGCCGATGAACGCTCGCCGATACGCACGGCCCTGGTCACCGCGCGGTCCGCGCCGGCGCACGAGCGCGTGATCCGCACGCTGCGCGAGTGGGGCGTGCGGCTGGATGAGGCGTTGTTCCTCGGTGGCCGCCACAAGGGGCCGTTCCTGGAGGCCTTCGGCGCTGACATCTTCTTCGACGATTCCCAGCACAACATCGACAGCGCCCGCCAGCATGTGGCGGCGGGCCACGTACCCCACGGCGTCGCGAACCCGCGCCTCGACTGA
- a CDS encoding NAD kinase: protein MSTPRIAFLASPTPEAQQALVSLQAEHGAHAPDQADVLCALGGDGFMLQTLHRHGALGRPVFGMKLGTVGFLMNQYRPDGLVERLAAAEPAKLRPLEMMAMTESGTSISSLAYNEVSLLRQTRQAAHIRIDLNGETRLDELICDGVLTATPAGSTAYNFSAHGPILPLGSNTIALTPIAPFRPRRWRGAILKADTEVRFRVLDPYKRPVSATADSHEVRDVVEVTIRESRDRMVTLLFDREHNLEERILSEQFMT from the coding sequence ATGTCCACACCCCGCATCGCCTTCCTCGCCAGCCCCACGCCGGAAGCCCAGCAGGCATTGGTCTCGCTGCAGGCCGAGCATGGCGCGCATGCGCCCGATCAGGCCGACGTACTGTGCGCGCTGGGCGGCGACGGCTTCATGCTGCAGACGCTGCACCGGCATGGCGCGCTGGGCAGGCCGGTGTTCGGAATGAAGCTGGGTACCGTCGGTTTCCTGATGAACCAGTACCGGCCCGACGGGCTGGTCGAGCGCCTCGCCGCGGCCGAGCCCGCCAAGCTGCGTCCGCTGGAAATGATGGCGATGACCGAATCGGGCACATCGATCTCGTCGCTGGCGTACAACGAAGTATCGCTGCTGCGCCAGACCCGGCAGGCGGCGCATATCCGGATCGACCTCAACGGCGAGACCCGGCTGGACGAACTGATCTGCGATGGCGTGCTGACGGCAACGCCGGCCGGCAGCACCGCATACAACTTCTCCGCCCATGGGCCGATCCTCCCGCTGGGCTCCAACACCATCGCGCTGACGCCGATCGCCCCGTTCCGTCCGCGTCGCTGGCGCGGTGCCATCCTGAAGGCCGACACCGAAGTGCGTTTCCGCGTGCTGGACCCCTACAAGCGCCCGGTCAGCGCCACGGCCGATTCGCACGAGGTGCGCGACGTGGTGGAAGTGACCATCCGCGAATCGCGCGACCGCATGGTCACCCTGTTGTTCGACCGCGAGCACAACCTCGAAGAGCGCATCCTCAGCGAGCAGTTCATGACCTGA